A portion of the Paucilactobacillus hokkaidonensis JCM 18461 genome contains these proteins:
- the trxB gene encoding thioredoxin-disulfide reductase, translating into MAKQYDVIVIGAGPGGMTAALYASRANLSVLMLDRGIYGGQMNNTAAIENYPGFKSILGPDLSKEMYESSTQFGAEYTYGTVEKVEDNGVTKTVTTDMETYETKAIIIATGSEYKKLGAAGENEYGGRGVSYCAVCDGAFFKNKHVVVVGGGDSAIEEGIYLTQLADKVTVVHRRDQLRAQKIIQDRAFANDKMDFIWNSNVEEIQGDEQKVSGVKIKNNQTGEESKLDASGVFIYVGVLPMTEQFTNLGILDDQGWVETNDQMETKVPGIFAIGDVRDKKLRQITTAVGDGGIAGQGVFNYIESLKGEKQTV; encoded by the coding sequence ATGGCCAAACAGTATGATGTAATTGTAATCGGAGCCGGTCCTGGTGGGATGACGGCAGCACTATATGCTTCACGAGCTAATTTATCAGTATTAATGTTGGATCGTGGAATCTATGGCGGTCAAATGAATAATACAGCTGCAATTGAAAATTATCCTGGCTTTAAGTCGATCTTAGGCCCAGATTTATCAAAAGAAATGTATGAAAGTTCAACGCAATTTGGAGCGGAATACACTTATGGGACTGTTGAAAAAGTTGAGGATAATGGTGTCACAAAGACCGTTACGACTGATATGGAAACCTACGAAACCAAAGCAATCATTATTGCTACTGGATCTGAGTACAAAAAGTTAGGTGCAGCTGGTGAAAATGAATACGGTGGTCGAGGTGTTTCGTACTGTGCTGTCTGTGATGGGGCCTTCTTTAAGAATAAACACGTAGTTGTAGTTGGTGGTGGTGATTCAGCCATCGAAGAGGGAATCTACCTGACTCAATTAGCTGATAAAGTTACTGTTGTTCACCGACGGGATCAATTACGGGCACAAAAAATCATTCAGGACCGTGCATTTGCTAATGACAAAATGGATTTTATTTGGAATAGCAATGTTGAAGAGATTCAGGGTGACGAACAAAAAGTGAGTGGCGTTAAAATCAAGAACAATCAAACTGGCGAAGAATCTAAATTAGATGCTAGCGGTGTGTTCATCTACGTTGGGGTTCTACCAATGACTGAACAATTTACTAATTTAGGTATTTTAGACGATCAAGGTTGGGTTGAAACTAACGACCAAATGGAAACTAAAGTACCCGGCATCTTTGCAATTGGTGATGTTCGTGATAAAAAGTTACGCCAAATTACTACTGCAGTCGGTGATGGTGGAATTGCCGGACAAGGCGTTTTCAATTATATTGAATCCTTGAAGGGTGAGAAACAGACTGTTTAG
- a CDS encoding YfbR-like 5'-deoxynucleotidase, which yields MGMHQYLKSLSDLEMINRAPGYFKFEKHTVAAHSFKVAQAAQMLGDIEENTGNQINWRSLYEKSLNHDYTERFIGDIKTPVKYATPALRTMLAEVDQSLTDNFIDNEIPTEFQSAYRRRFGEGKDNSLEGKILSVADKIDLMYESFGEIQKGNPETVYMEIYRESLKTMMDFKSMASVQYFLKEILPEMLADNINDRDRLTAITKEIIDNQKQ from the coding sequence ATGGGAATGCATCAATACTTGAAGAGTCTCAGTGATTTGGAAATGATTAATCGGGCCCCCGGATATTTTAAATTTGAAAAACATACTGTTGCGGCCCATAGCTTTAAGGTCGCTCAAGCAGCTCAAATGCTAGGTGATATTGAGGAAAATACGGGTAATCAGATTAATTGGCGTTCTTTATATGAAAAGTCATTGAATCACGACTATACTGAACGCTTTATTGGTGATATTAAGACCCCGGTTAAATATGCAACTCCGGCATTACGGACGATGCTCGCCGAAGTTGATCAATCTTTGACTGATAACTTCATTGATAATGAAATTCCCACTGAGTTTCAATCAGCTTATCGACGAAGGTTTGGTGAGGGTAAGGATAATTCGTTAGAAGGAAAAATTTTATCTGTTGCTGATAAGATTGACCTCATGTATGAGTCATTTGGAGAAATTCAAAAAGGAAATCCAGAAACTGTCTATATGGAAATCTATCGTGAAAGCTTAAAAACCATGATGGACTTCAAAAGTATGGCTAGTGTTCAATACTTTTTAAAAGAAATATTACCTGAAATGTTGGCTGACAATATCAATGATCGTGATCGACTAACTGCTATTACAAAGGAAATTATCGACAATCAAAAACAGTAA
- the uvrB gene encoding excinuclease ABC subunit UvrB, which yields MIYRQPDKKFDLVSKYSPTGDQPAAIKQLTDGLEDGVKSQILLGATGTGKTFTISNVIKNVNKPTLILSHNKTLAGQLYGEFKEFFPNNAVEYFVSYYDYYQPEAYVPSSDTYIEKDSAINDEIDKLRHSTTSSLLERNDVIVVASVSSIFGLGDPREYKDHVLSLRVGMEIERNQLLRDLVDIQFERNDIDFQRGRFRVHGDVVEVFPASRDERALRIEFFGDEIDRIREVDSLTGEVLGDRDHVSIFPATHFMTNDDIMATAIDGISNELDDRLKVLNDSGKLLEAQRLKQRTTYDIEMLKEMGYTSGIENYSRHMDGRKPGEPPYTLIDFFPKDFLLVVDESHQTMPQVRGMYKGDRSRKQMLVDYGFRLPSALDNRPLKLEEFEKHVNQVVYMSATPGPYEYAQTDHVVQQIIRPTGLLDPTVEVRPIMGQIDDLVGEINKRIERNERVFITTLTKKMSEDLSDYLKDLGLKVKYLHSDIKTLERTQIIRDLRLGKFDVLVGINLLREGIDVPEVSLVAILDADKEGFLRNERSLIQTIGRAARNENGAVIMYADTVTDSMKAAMSETKRRREIQAKYNEDHNITPHTIKKEIRDLISVTKESDDSGKKDDFTQQDFADMAKDDQKAMLNQLEDQMRAAAKRLDFEQAATLRDTVLELKLQIE from the coding sequence ATGATTTATCGACAACCAGATAAAAAATTTGATTTAGTTTCAAAATATAGTCCGACTGGTGATCAACCAGCGGCCATTAAACAACTAACGGATGGACTCGAAGATGGCGTTAAAAGCCAAATCTTACTTGGAGCGACTGGTACTGGGAAAACATTTACAATTTCAAATGTTATTAAAAATGTTAACAAACCAACCCTGATTTTATCGCATAATAAAACATTGGCAGGGCAATTATATGGTGAATTTAAAGAGTTCTTTCCAAATAATGCCGTGGAGTATTTTGTTAGTTATTATGATTACTACCAACCTGAGGCATATGTACCCTCTAGTGATACTTATATTGAAAAAGATTCGGCCATTAATGATGAGATTGATAAGTTGCGGCATTCGACAACTAGTTCATTACTAGAACGCAACGACGTGATTGTGGTTGCGTCTGTTTCTAGTATCTTTGGATTAGGTGATCCACGTGAGTATAAAGATCACGTCCTGTCATTACGTGTCGGAATGGAAATTGAACGAAATCAATTATTACGCGATTTAGTTGATATTCAATTTGAACGGAATGATATTGATTTTCAACGTGGTCGTTTTCGTGTACATGGGGATGTAGTCGAAGTGTTCCCAGCTTCGCGAGATGAACGGGCGTTACGAATTGAATTTTTTGGTGATGAAATCGACCGGATTCGTGAAGTTGATTCTTTAACTGGTGAAGTTCTCGGAGATCGTGATCATGTTTCAATTTTCCCAGCAACTCATTTTATGACCAATGATGATATTATGGCGACTGCGATTGATGGAATATCTAATGAATTAGATGATCGATTAAAAGTGTTGAACGATTCAGGCAAGTTGTTAGAAGCACAACGATTAAAGCAACGAACGACTTATGATATTGAAATGTTGAAAGAAATGGGTTACACATCTGGAATTGAAAATTATTCTAGACACATGGATGGACGTAAGCCAGGTGAACCACCATATACTTTGATCGACTTTTTTCCCAAGGACTTTTTATTAGTTGTGGATGAATCACATCAAACAATGCCGCAAGTTCGAGGGATGTACAAAGGTGACCGTTCACGAAAACAAATGTTGGTTGATTATGGATTTAGATTGCCAAGTGCGCTTGATAACCGCCCACTGAAATTAGAAGAATTTGAAAAACATGTTAATCAAGTAGTTTACATGTCAGCAACACCGGGGCCGTACGAATATGCACAGACTGATCATGTGGTTCAACAGATCATTAGGCCAACTGGATTGCTAGACCCAACCGTTGAGGTCCGTCCAATTATGGGTCAAATTGATGATTTAGTTGGTGAAATTAATAAACGAATTGAACGCAATGAACGGGTTTTTATCACAACTTTAACTAAAAAAATGTCTGAAGATTTAAGTGATTACTTAAAAGATTTAGGCTTGAAGGTTAAGTATCTGCATAGTGATATTAAAACGTTAGAGCGAACACAAATCATTCGTGATTTGAGGCTAGGTAAATTTGACGTTTTAGTCGGAATTAACTTATTGCGAGAAGGTATTGATGTTCCAGAAGTATCTTTAGTCGCAATTTTGGATGCTGATAAGGAAGGCTTTTTGCGTAACGAACGTTCACTAATTCAAACTATTGGTCGAGCCGCCCGAAATGAAAACGGCGCCGTTATTATGTATGCTGATACAGTAACCGACTCAATGAAAGCTGCAATGAGTGAAACTAAGCGTCGTCGTGAAATTCAAGCTAAGTACAATGAAGATCATAATATTACACCGCACACGATTAAAAAGGAAATTCGTGATTTAATTAGTGTGACCAAAGAATCCGATGATAGTGGCAAAAAAGATGACTTCACGCAACAAGATTTTGCTGATATGGCTAAGGATGATCAAAAAGCGATGCTTAATCAGTTGGAGGATCAAATGCGTGCTGCTGCTAAGCGACTAGACTTTGAACAGGCCGCTACTTTACGTGATACTGTGCTAGAATTGAAGCTGCAAATTGAATAA
- a CDS encoding phospho-sugar mutase: MSWKDTYQTWLNETSLELSLKNELQDMATNETKLEDAFYAPLSFGTAGMRGLLGPGINRMNIYTVRQATEGLARFMDTLDESVKTRGVAISFDSRHHSQDFAHEAAHVLGAHGIKSFVFEGLRPTPELSFTVRHLHTYAGIMITASHNPKEYNGYKIYGEDGGQMPPKESDLITSYVRKVSDLFNIQVADETQLMNDHTMKIIGDDVDQAYLAKVKTVTINPKLAQEVGKDMKLVFTPLHGTGQMLGEKALQNAGFTNYEIVPEQAQPDPDFSTVTKPNPEDPAAFTLAIELGKKVNADVLVAVDPDADRLGTAVRQPNGEYQLLTGNQIASVLLHYILEAHKQAGDLPVNAAVVKSIVSTEFATKIAQSYNVAMINVLTGFKYIAQKIEQFEATGEHSYMFGFEESYGYLIKPFVHDKDAIQSLVLLAEVAAYYRSQGKTLYDGLQELFQEYGYFREKTISQTYAGIDGADQIKALMKKFREEAPTHFAGHAIVATEDFSTQTKTTSDGKIVKIDLPVANVLKYLLDDETWIAIRPSGTEPKLKFYIGTNAESLELANQKLADFETALNEFIA; this comes from the coding sequence GTGAGCTGGAAAGATACTTATCAAACTTGGTTGAACGAGACATCATTAGAGTTGAGCCTTAAAAATGAATTGCAAGATATGGCAACAAATGAAACCAAATTAGAGGATGCATTTTATGCACCATTATCATTTGGTACAGCAGGGATGCGTGGCCTGCTGGGACCTGGTATTAACCGCATGAATATCTATACTGTTCGGCAAGCAACTGAGGGTTTGGCCCGGTTTATGGATACGCTAGATGAATCCGTCAAGACACGTGGTGTTGCAATTAGTTTTGATTCTCGTCATCATTCACAAGATTTTGCGCATGAGGCTGCTCATGTATTAGGGGCACATGGAATCAAATCATTTGTTTTTGAAGGATTGCGTCCGACACCAGAGCTCTCCTTTACTGTTCGCCATCTGCACACATATGCTGGAATCATGATCACTGCTAGTCATAACCCTAAAGAATATAATGGCTATAAAATTTATGGTGAAGATGGTGGCCAAATGCCACCAAAGGAATCAGATTTAATTACTAGTTACGTTCGAAAAGTATCCGATTTATTCAATATTCAAGTTGCGGATGAAACACAACTAATGAATGATCATACAATGAAAATTATTGGTGATGATGTTGATCAAGCTTATTTAGCAAAAGTTAAAACGGTGACCATTAATCCTAAATTAGCCCAAGAAGTGGGTAAAGATATGAAACTTGTCTTTACACCGTTGCATGGAACTGGTCAAATGTTAGGTGAAAAAGCATTGCAAAATGCGGGTTTTACTAACTATGAAATTGTTCCTGAACAAGCACAACCAGATCCAGATTTTTCTACTGTGACAAAGCCTAATCCAGAGGATCCGGCAGCATTTACACTCGCAATTGAATTGGGTAAAAAAGTTAATGCTGATGTGTTGGTGGCAGTAGATCCTGATGCTGACCGCTTAGGAACCGCAGTTCGACAACCTAATGGTGAGTACCAATTATTGACGGGAAATCAAATTGCTTCTGTATTACTGCATTATATTCTAGAAGCACACAAGCAAGCTGGTGATTTACCAGTTAATGCAGCAGTTGTTAAGTCGATTGTTTCAACGGAATTTGCGACTAAAATTGCACAAAGTTACAATGTTGCAATGATTAATGTTTTAACTGGATTTAAATATATTGCACAAAAGATCGAACAGTTTGAAGCTACTGGTGAACATAGCTACATGTTTGGGTTTGAAGAGAGCTATGGTTACTTAATCAAGCCATTTGTTCATGATAAGGATGCAATTCAATCGCTGGTGTTATTAGCTGAAGTAGCAGCATATTATCGCAGTCAAGGCAAAACATTGTATGATGGACTGCAGGAATTATTTCAAGAATATGGTTATTTCCGTGAAAAAACAATTTCACAAACCTATGCCGGAATTGATGGCGCTGATCAGATTAAGGCGCTGATGAAGAAATTCCGTGAAGAGGCACCAACTCATTTTGCTGGACATGCAATTGTTGCAACGGAAGATTTTAGCACGCAAACAAAAACGACTAGTGACGGGAAAATAGTAAAAATCGATCTACCAGTTGCCAATGTGTTGAAGTATCTTTTGGATGATGAGACGTGGATTGCAATTCGGCCATCTGGGACTGAACCGAAACTTAAGTTTTATATTGGTACAAATGCTGAAAGCTTGGAGTTGGCTAATCAAAAATTAGCTGATTTTGAGACAGCATTGAATGAATTTATTGCATAA